GGGCACTGGCCTGCCCATCAAAGGGGCGACAGCGAGCCAGGTCTGGTTCAAGAACCTGTTGGCGAAACGTCTCAATCACAGCGGGATTAGAAAAAATGGCTAGGACTTCTTCTTCGATGCGATAGCTCAAAAAATCAAAATTTGAAGATCCCACCACTAGATAGCGATCGTCGACCAGAGCTGCTTTCATATGGCTCATGCCGTCATAGAGGCGGACATCAAACCCCGACCGTTGGGCCTCCCACAAAAGATAATCTCTCACAGTGCCTTTGTTGTTGCCTTCTGGTGTGAGTAGAGTGACGGGGACGCCCCGCTGAGGTAGTTCGGCTAGTGCCCCGCAGAACGGAAAGGTCAGATAGGGACTGATAATATGCAGAGATTTCTGGGCGGAGCATAGCAAATCCATCGTTTGCGCAAATGTGGCTTCATTAGACCGACCATCCAGGAGGAAAAACTCACAGTCTCCGAAATCAGCATGCCTGGGCTGGGATTGATCTTGCCAAGTCGCCACAAAATCTGCCCGCAGGAATTCCACCATTGCTGGGTCTTCTAGCCGAAACATCAGGTCATGCCAAGCAAAGTTATGGTCGCTGAAGTTAAAGCCGCCCACATAGGCAATGCGGTTATCGATCACGATCAGCTTTTTATGACTCCGCCCCACGAAGTGAATTAAGAAGGGACCCACCGGATTTGTAAAGCGAACCTGGCCTCCATCCTGTATTAGGGCTTCAAACATCGCGTGAGTCTGGCGGACCTCGGTTTTAAGTTCTTGATCCGACCAATATTTGGGATGGTAGATAAACTTGTCACTCTGAATAAATCGTGTGTAGTTATCCACCAAGATTTGTTTACAAGGAGCTGCAGATGCCCGCATTGCCTCGATGACATTCTGGCCCGTTTGATCGCCTTCAAAGGTCATCATCTGCAGCATGATTTCGTGGTTAGCTGCTTGCAGATCGCTCTGGAGGCGCTGCCAAAAGGCATCCGCATCTACAAGAAGCTCCACATGATTCATACGCTAGACCTAACGATAAGGGATATCACAGTCCACCAAGGATTGTGCCCTTGATGTTACTTTCGCCAGAGTAACAAAGCTTGTTCCCTGCAGCAAAAATAGTCTCTCAAGAGGTTAGGCCTGGGTTAGAGAGGTATTGTGGATGCGATCTCATCCAGTATTGCCCGAGATTCACCTGACAAAGGCACAAGATGACAGACATCTATGCAATGTAAATTTGAGCAGTCTCTAAATAGTCTGAATTGACTCAAGCTAGAACTTGAAGCATTCATTTAAGAAAGCTTTTTACCTGTAAACGGATAAGACAGGGATAAAAGGGGAAGTAGCCTCAAAGATATTGAAAAATTCCATATGCCTCTTGCAGACTTCATTTTGGGCATCCTAAGACTAGGTTAATATCGATTTTAGAGAGTTCTCATTGAGAACCAAGCATTATGTCTGAGGGAAAAGAGTCTTCGTTGTTGGTTCATTTTCAGCCTGGAGAGCTGATTTTTACTGCCGGTGAAGAAGGGCACCATGCCTACATTATTGAGTCAGGCCAAGTCGATATTTTTGTAACAACAACGGGGAAAGACGTCTCCTTCAAGACTCTTGTCAAAGGAGATGTATTTGGTGAGATGGCTGTGATTGATGCTTCTCCCCGCTCAGCCTCTGCTCGGGCATTAACAGAGACCTGTTGTGTTGTTATTTCCAGTGAGCAAATCTCAGATCGGATTGAAGCTTCTGATCCTGTGGTCAAGCTGTTAGTCTCACGGTTATTGGATCATATTCGGTCGTTGAATACTGGAGTCTCCCAGGCTGCTATGCCTGGCTCAGACCTACCGGAGTCCTCGTTAACATCATCGTCTCCGTTCTTTCCTCACCAACCTGTCTTGGAAAAAATGCGGTTGGAGTCGGAATTACTAGATGCGATCGCAACCAATGCCTTTGTCCCCCACTATCAGCCTCTAGTTGATCTGGAGACGGAAGAGATCCTGGGATTTGAATTCTTAATTCGGTGGGAAAGCCCCACCCGAGGCTGGGTTTCTCCTGCCATGTTTATCAATACAGCAGAAGAAACTTCATTGATTCGCCCCATTGGTCGTTGGGTTCTTGAAAACGCCTGCGCAGATCTCAATCGCCTTAATCAGGCCCTCACTAACACTTTGGCAAACCCAGTGGAGAACAGACCACCGTTATTTATCAGCGTTAACGTCTCTGCCCGCCAGTTTCAAGCCCCACAATTTAATGAAGAATTGCTTGAGATCCTCCAGCGACATCAGATTCCCCATTCCCAGATTAAATTGGAGGTCACTGAGCGGGTCCTAATGGAGGGACCTTCAGCTATCAACATCATTCAACAGTGCCGACAGCTTGGATTTCATCTAGCCCTCGATGACTTTGGCACAGGATTTTCGAGTCTCACTTATCTCGCTAAATTTGAGATAGATAGCCTCAAAATAGACCAGTATTTTGTCCGTCAAATGTTAACGAATCGTCGAACCCTGGCTCTGATGAAGAATATTTTGGCCATGACTCGGGATTTGGAAATGCTTTCCGTTGCTGAAGGAGTGGAAACCCAGGAAGAGCTTGATATTCTGCGGCGGTTAGGCTGCCAAGTTGGGCAAGGATATTTGTTTGGCAAACCTCTCCCTTTTGAATCAGCCAAAAACTTACTGTTAGATAACTATCGTTACTCCTCAAGGCCAACTGTCAAAGTTCTTCGGGAGTGCGAGTTCGAGAGCAATGTGCCGCTTCAGACGGCCAGGTTCAAAACCAGGTAACAGTGTCATAGGCGATCAGGATAATCTGGAGGCTTGTCGTTTCCTCCTCTGACTGGATCACCGAGCATGATTTCAACCCCTGCCATTGCAGCCACCCTTCCTCCGAAGATCCGCAAAGATATCGGCATCTAGGCTCTATCGAGATCCATGCCCATCGCCCGCATTGCCAGAAAGAATCAAGTCAGTCGGAAGTTTGTGTATGAGCAGGAAGGTATCGCTGCACAAGCATTAGAGGACACCTTTCTCGACTCTAAAGGGGATAATGAGGTTCTGTTCCATCTGCCAATCACCAAAACTTGGCTATTCCAGCTGATTCTGACCTTGGCGCTGATCTGCCACAGCTCCTATCGAGGTGTCGTTGAGCTACTGCGGGATCTGCTTGATTGGCTCATCAGTGTAGGAACAGTTCACAACCGTTTGCAAGTCGCAGCTGCAAAGGCAGAAGAGATCAACCAAGCTCAAGACCTGTCTACGATTAAGCAGGGTCTTCATGATGAGATCTTTCAAGGCTCGATGCCTGTATTGACAGGGGTAGATGCCTTTTCCACTTACTGCTACCTCCTCAAAGCCGCAGAGCATCGAGATGAAGAGACTTGGGGATGGTACTTACTGGAGCTCCAAGCCCGAGGGTTCGACCCTGACAACACAATTGCTGATGGAGCAAAAGGCTTGAGGGCTGGGCAAAAAGCAGCCATGTCTGATACCCCATGCCATAGCGATGTCTTTCATATTCTCAAACAGTTTAAGGACTTTGTTCTGAGTTTGACACGCAAAGTTCAAGGGGTAACATCATCACGAGTGGACCAGGAGGAGGACATTATTAGAGCCCAACTTGCACAAGAACCCACTCGGTCGATGATAAGCAAGTGGGTTCACCTTAATCGTCGAGAGAAGAGGCTCTTCACCTTACTAAAAGATGTCAAAACCCTGTTTCAGTGGATGGTTCATGATGTCCTCGAACTAGCAGATCCAACCTTGTCAGTGCGTCAGGAGTTATTTGACTTCATCAAGGTAGAACTCCAACAGCGGGATGATGGTGAGTTCCCTATGATGCGCAAACTGTGGAAGGCATTGCACAACCAACGTGACCAACTTCTGGCATTTTCAGGGGTGTTAGATCAAAAGCTGGCTGAGATTACTATTCGCTTGGATATGCCGCTAGCCAAGGTCAGAGAAGTCTGTCTGCTTCATCGAAAACAGACTACCTCCAATGCCTACTGGGAGAAGTGGAACCAATTACATCAGGGACTTTCAGGAAAATTCTACTACCTGATGGAAGCGGCCACTGAGGCACTTAAACAGACGTCTAGAGCTAGTTCGTTAGTGGAGAATCTCAACTCCCGGCTGCGCAATTACTTCTTTCTACGACGTACCCTTGGGAACTCCTATTTGGGACTGTTGCAGTACTTCTTGAATCACCGCTGTTTTATGCGAAGTGAGATTCCTGAACGCGAAGGTAAAAGTCCTAAAGAATTGCTGACGGGAGAACCTCATTCTCACTGGCTAGAGCTACTAGGATTCAAACGATTCCAACGGGCATAGTCTGAATCTGATTGGGAAGCAGTAGACCTCAAGTCATCGATAATTGATGGCTTATTTTGCCGTGGAAGTGTAACCCAAAATCCACTGTTTTTGAACCAGGCCAACTTAAGGCACTAGTTGTGTAACAGGATCTATAGTCTTTAGGCCTTATTGAATCGGCATTTGAGGCTTCTGCCTCCATTTTATCTGAAGTTTTGGCAGAAAAATGACTTTTGTCTTGTAGTTTTAGAAGACCAGTGCTCTGACAACTTTTACAAATGAATAATTGATAGGGGCTTTTTTTATTAAAAATGGACAAGCATTGTTTTCTGAATGAAGGGCGATGTCATAGCTGATAAAATTCCCCCATAATCCAGATTAAATCTAACTTCGCTACCAATCTTCAAATCGCAGTCCTTACTATCAAGGACAATATGATCGCTGCTAGAACCGAGTATTTCAACATCGTTCTCAGCACTTAAGCTAGAGACCAAAACATCTTGCCTTCCTAATGCAATAATGGCTCGGTGCTGAATCCCTTGATCTATAAATGCAGGGATATTCCCAAAGGCATCCTGACAAATCGTACCAAAAGGCAAAGAGGGCTTTTCTTTTGCCTCAATCACTTCAGCGATTAGTTTAAAGGCATGGCGATATAATCTCGGAATTCTTCTTCCATATACCGTTTCACAGCCTAAAAGGATCGATTCTCCCACACGGAGGTTATTGATTCTTCCAGTTCCCTGATTCGATTGATACCATTCATAGTTTGCCGAGTTTCCGCCTGAAACAATGGTGAAGTTCATCTGAAATTCAGTTTCCATTGCAGTAGCTAATTCAGATAACTCATCCATATTTTGTGCATCTGGCTTAATCCCTCCATAACAAGCCAAATTGCAGCCAATGCCAATAATATCAATATTAGGGAAGCCCAACACTTTGTGGATAAAAGGAGCAAGATCATCAGGAAGAATGCCCTCTCGAAGATCGCCTAATTCCACCATAATGATAATCTGATGAATCTTATTTTGCACTTTGGCATAGCGAGAAAGCGCTTTTATCGTCTCAAGCTCTGTATTCAGACTAATATCTACAGTTCTAATCACCAATTCTGCCTGACTCAAGGCTGTGCGAAGCAACACAAACTGAGCTGATATCCCCGCATCCTTCATCCTTTGAATATTTTCAAGGCGTGAGTCGGCAATAAAGTTAATACCACCTTGAAGCATAGCTGCAGCGATCGCAGGTTCTCCGAGGGTCGCTTTAGTAACACCCATCAAAGAAATACCTTTCTGCCTGTACAACTCCGATAGGATCTGTGCATTATGCTGTATCTGCGAGAGGGAAATCTCTATCCTTGGCAAAAAAGCTTGCATCTATCTCAATCCAGATATTTTGCATCTACCCCATTGCCAATAGCAGTACTTTCTCTAACCCCTCCTGCTTAATTTTTTGATTCAGTTGCGGAAAATGCTGACCCAATGCCTGAATCAGTTTTTGACACCCATCACTAAGGACATCGGTTGTTGGTACTTGAAAATAGTCTTCATACTCTGCGATCACCCTTTGGGTTTCTGTAGTAGACATGTTTTCATGGCTAACTGTGATGGCAAGCACCTGAGATTGGGAAATCGATTCAATCAGTTGAATTTCACTCTCCAGAGTAGGCATAGATAGATGAGGAAAATCACATCGAAATTTTCTGGCAGGTGGATGCTGGAGAATGACTCCATCGGGCATACTGCCTTTTAAAATACCGAGAGAACTCATAAAAGCGGGATGACCGACTGCACTTTGACCTTCCACCAAAATGATATCGGGGGCTTCATTGTCAAACGTCTGCACCACAGCATTTTCTATTTCACCAATTACGAATTGGGACACCAGAGCATCCATGGATACTCCATATTTTGCTCCTTGCATTAAACCCGTCTGCCCTGTCGCGACCATGACAGATTTTATCCCCAGCCTCTTTAAGGCTTGATTCAACTCCACTGCGGTAGTCATTTTGCCGCAAGCACAATCTGTACCGAGGACAGCAATGACAGGTACATTCACTCTAGCTATTTGACCGCTAAAGATATGCAAATCCTTGAGCTGAGGTGGTTTTCTAATATCTTTAATCTGAATACCATGGTGATCAGCCATACGGGCAAACTCTGGATCTTCAGAGAAAAATTGGTGCAAACCGTTAATGATATCCATGCCCTTGGACATCGCTTCAAGAATTAAGAACCTTTCCACCCTTGAGACACAGGCATCTAAAGGAGCTTTTCCATAGATGTAGCAATTTGGAACTTCTTGTAGCTGGTCTAAAGCCTCATCTAAGTTGGCAAAAATAGGGATGCCGTTTTTATGATCTCCTAACTCTTCCCCAGCATCTCTTCCCGCTAAAGTACTATCAATAACGCCAACGATGGTATACGCCTCAGAGTGCCGAACTAACCCTGAAGCAGTTTTCCCGTCTACTAAACCAAACTGATTCTCGCAGTAAACTAAAGCCGTCTTTTTCGCAAATGGCATGCAATTAAACCTTTACAATTTTCTCTTAAATACTCAAGAGGCTTTTATAAGATTGCTAAGCCTCTTGAGTATTTAGAGTTTATTTATTTTTTCTCACAGGAAGAAACTATTCAGAAAGTACAGTTCCTGAAATCTAGTGTGATCGTGTTTTTTAAAGATCTACGCAGTTAAAACTGCAGAGCTTAGTAAATTCTTTGGTGAATATAAGTAATGTATATATCGAAGCGAGAAGCTCAGGACCTAGCTGAGTTTTCTTTTAAACCTATACCTATAGAAACTGTAACATATATTACTTTTTAGAATTATTGAATCAAAGATCTTGGTATGCTTTATTGCCTGAATACAGACTCGCTGATTCCTTACTGCCTACCTTCACCAGCTCAAGGGTGACCGGCTTGATCCTCCGTTTAACGGATTCTGGGGGATCTCTATTAAGAGCATCTCCAATAGGATGGAGTTCTTATTTCGTAAGCTTTTAAGCCATATTCTTGAAATGATGTTGATCAACTTCTTAAACCCTGATGTCAATAATATTAGGTTCAAATTGACCCACTCAGTTTTCAGATGGGAGAATTTATTAAATTCCTGCAAGTCATGTGAAATATGGGATTAAAAGCTTTCTCAGGAACACTTTCTAGGTTTGGATTTTTAAAGACCCCAGAATCCGTTAAAACAAGCAATAACCAGTGTTTAGATATAATTTTCTATAAAAGCACTTTTACCACAAGAGATTTTAGCCTTAGAAGAAAATTAAAAAGAGGCTGAAACACCCCATATATGCTGATGCATAATATACTCCCTTTGTATAGTGTGTAAGTCCCATGTCTAGGGATATTCAGCGATACGCTAGCATGATCAGTATGATGAAAGTATCGGTTTCACATTTGTTTTCAAGATTGCCAGGTTTATTCCAACTCAATTTTTAAGCCAATATACCGATATCCAAATCTCTACACTTTACTAATTTTGGATATAAATTTATGTCGATTTACGTTGGTAACCTCTCATATGACGTTACAGAGCAAGACCTCAATACCGCTTTTGCAGAATATGGAACTGTAAAAAGTGCAAAGCTCCCCACTGACCGTGAAACAGGTAAGATTCGGGGATTTGGTTTTGTTGAGATGAGTGATGAAGCTGAGGAAGCCAAAGCTATTGAAGAACTAGACGGTGCTGAATGGATGGGGCGTACCCTGAAAGTAAATCAAGCAAAACCTCGTGAAGATAGAGGTGGTGGTGGAAATCGCTGGTAGAGGTAATTCTCACTAATGGAACCAGTTAGGAGGTGAGGTGTGATCATCTCAGCCTCCTTGATAGAATACTGCAGAATAAAGGCTACAAGATTTATGTATTTAGTAAATACATTTTGTCGGAAGTACTTATCTTTAGATGACTCCAAAGGTAGGTTGAAATCATCTCAGTCTACTACCCATTTTTCTAGGTGCTCCCAAATCTTGAATTCTAAAATGGCTCACTTGTGAAAGTTATCAGCCTGAGAAAGACGATCAGTTCTGTGCTCACTACCTAATGATGAGACTCTATATTTTTTCTGAGGTCTCGCTTGATCAACCTTCAGATCTCGACCCATCCATTCCGCACCATCAAGGGCTTCAATAGCAGCTTTTTCTTCAGTATCAGACTCCATATCAATAAAAGCAAAGCCGCGTATATGGCCTTTTTCATCAGTTGGAAGCTTAACTTTTTTTATTGTCCCATATGATGAAAATACTGTTTTTAGAGCAATCTCTGTAACGTCATCGGCAAGATTACTAATACGAATTGACATACATTTCCTTTAATCTTCATTGAGTATTGAAAGTGGAATTTTGAATTTAAATCTGTTTACTAAAAGCGGATTAGTATTTTTGGCATATAGCTTAATCAATACAACGCACCTAAATTAAACACCCTGTAACTTCTAATATTGAGATATTAACTAATTGATAGGTAGTGATACTCTAACGCCTCCACTTACCCATATCAGGTTTTGGTAGAAGCTTCCTTCTATTCCTCAATCACTCTTCTCTGTTTGTTTAATGAGAACTTTCGTTTGCCCCACCTCGTCGATATTTATAACGATCTCATCTCCTGCCTTAACACGACTGGTCAGAATTTCCTCAGCAAGACAATCTTCCAAAAGATGTGTGATCGCTCGACGTAGCGGACGCGCTCCCATCTCAGAATCATAGCCTACATCTACTAGCCGCTCCTTAAACAAATCGGTAGTGCGCTAGCGAAGTGTGGGATACACAGCTAAATCGTTCCAAGTCCAAGGATTCAAGGATAGCTCCGCTTTTTGAGCTGTGGGTACGGCTATGGGTCCAAATCCAGTTGAAATAGCTTATACCAATTAGCACCTAAGAGTGTAATTCTAATTATTTGCTAAGCCAACTCAGTATTGGGTTTCACGAGTTTGAGAGTTACACCTTCAGGCACAGCTTGGTATTAGGTAGCAATGCTTGCCCGCACGATTGACAACCCTTCCAACCTCAGGGACGAAACTCACTCAGGAGCCTCAACCCTAGGTCTCTGTAGGTATCAAAGGCTAGAAACCTAACCTACCGTCAGATTTCTAACACATGATTGAAAGCACCTGGAACTATTGTCCACTCTTCGTTAGTCCAAACTCAAGTATTAGAGGCTGATACTTAAATCAGGGGGCTGAATACAGATAGATAAGGGGCGATGAAAAGCAATGTAGTTTCAGTAAATCTTTTACCTATAGCCGCACGCGTTGCCAATTTTTTACTCCACCAAATCGATAGCGAGCAGGCCACTCCACATATTTCAGTAAATCCATCAGACTTGAGACATCTTCTGGCACAGCTATTCCTGATGTAATTCTTTGATAGGGACACTCTGGATTTTCATCATAGTTGGTGCCATTAAAGCCGTTCAAAAAATTCACATCCCGGTGATATAAATTGTTCTGGTCATTAGGAGGGGGACACTTTTTGCTCTTGAGCGCAAGAATAGCTTCCATCCATAACACTCCCTCAACATTCGTATTTCTCCCTCCTGGACAACCTGGGCCAGTAGTTAGCAATCTTAAGTCGTCAATCGGGAACCAGAGAAAGGCATTTTGAATACAGCTGCGGTCAAAGAGGTTAACTTGACTATTCCCTCTGGCCAAAATGCGTAAATCCCCTACTTGAGGGAGTTGATCATCCGTCCGAATATTGAGGATTTTGGCATTATCTCGCAGAGTAATCGCTAATTCTGGATCAGTACCCCCATAAATGACATCAATTTGGACAGGGCCTCCAGTGGTGTCAATGGTTAATACTTCATCGTTGTCTAAATCAATACTTTCGACATGATAGAGGGTTGGGGTCATACTACCGACCCCTTTTAAGGTCGTACTTGTTGTAATGCGGCCGAAGTTTGTTCCTTGAATGGTCGTCGGT
The Acaryochloris marina S15 genome window above contains:
- a CDS encoding alanine/ornithine racemase family PLP-dependent enzyme, whose amino-acid sequence is MQAFLPRIEISLSQIQHNAQILSELYRQKGISLMGVTKATLGEPAIAAAMLQGGINFIADSRLENIQRMKDAGISAQFVLLRTALSQAELVIRTVDISLNTELETIKALSRYAKVQNKIHQIIIMVELGDLREGILPDDLAPFIHKVLGFPNIDIIGIGCNLACYGGIKPDAQNMDELSELATAMETEFQMNFTIVSGGNSANYEWYQSNQGTGRINNLRVGESILLGCETVYGRRIPRLYRHAFKLIAEVIEAKEKPSLPFGTICQDAFGNIPAFIDQGIQHRAIIALGRQDVLVSSLSAENDVEILGSSSDHIVLDSKDCDLKIGSEVRFNLDYGGILSAMTSPFIQKTMLVHF
- a CDS encoding EAL domain-containing protein, whose product is MSEGKESSLLVHFQPGELIFTAGEEGHHAYIIESGQVDIFVTTTGKDVSFKTLVKGDVFGEMAVIDASPRSASARALTETCCVVISSEQISDRIEASDPVVKLLVSRLLDHIRSLNTGVSQAAMPGSDLPESSLTSSSPFFPHQPVLEKMRLESELLDAIATNAFVPHYQPLVDLETEEILGFEFLIRWESPTRGWVSPAMFINTAEETSLIRPIGRWVLENACADLNRLNQALTNTLANPVENRPPLFISVNVSARQFQAPQFNEELLEILQRHQIPHSQIKLEVTERVLMEGPSAINIIQQCRQLGFHLALDDFGTGFSSLTYLAKFEIDSLKIDQYFVRQMLTNRRTLALMKNILAMTRDLEMLSVAEGVETQEELDILRRLGCQVGQGYLFGKPLPFESAKNLLLDNYRYSSRPTVKVLRECEFESNVPLQTARFKTR
- a CDS encoding phosphatidylserine/phosphatidylglycerophosphate/cardiolipin synthase family protein; its protein translation is MNHVELLVDADAFWQRLQSDLQAANHEIMLQMMTFEGDQTGQNVIEAMRASAAPCKQILVDNYTRFIQSDKFIYHPKYWSDQELKTEVRQTHAMFEALIQDGGQVRFTNPVGPFLIHFVGRSHKKLIVIDNRIAYVGGFNFSDHNFAWHDLMFRLEDPAMVEFLRADFVATWQDQSQPRHADFGDCEFFLLDGRSNEATFAQTMDLLCSAQKSLHIISPYLTFPFCGALAELPQRGVPVTLLTPEGNNKGTVRDYLLWEAQRSGFDVRLYDGMSHMKAALVDDRYLVVGSSNFDFLSYRIEEEVLAIFSNPAVIETFRQQVLEPDLARCRPFDGQASALRGWLSYGILRAVETLALFSRRIKSTQVIDTAVRGYPVMPKES
- a CDS encoding RNA-binding protein → MSIRISNLADDVTEIALKTVFSSYGTIKKVKLPTDEKGHIRGFAFIDMESDTEEKAAIEALDGAEWMGRDLKVDQARPQKKYRVSSLGSEHRTDRLSQADNFHK
- a CDS encoding DUF1611 domain-containing protein, which encodes MPFAKKTALVYCENQFGLVDGKTASGLVRHSEAYTIVGVIDSTLAGRDAGEELGDHKNGIPIFANLDEALDQLQEVPNCYIYGKAPLDACVSRVERFLILEAMSKGMDIINGLHQFFSEDPEFARMADHHGIQIKDIRKPPQLKDLHIFSGQIARVNVPVIAVLGTDCACGKMTTAVELNQALKRLGIKSVMVATGQTGLMQGAKYGVSMDALVSQFVIGEIENAVVQTFDNEAPDIILVEGQSAVGHPAFMSSLGILKGSMPDGVILQHPPARKFRCDFPHLSMPTLESEIQLIESISQSQVLAITVSHENMSTTETQRVIAEYEDYFQVPTTDVLSDGCQKLIQALGQHFPQLNQKIKQEGLEKVLLLAMG
- a CDS encoding RNA-binding protein, yielding MSIYVGNLSYDVTEQDLNTAFAEYGTVKSAKLPTDRETGKIRGFGFVEMSDEAEEAKAIEELDGAEWMGRTLKVNQAKPREDRGGGGNRW